In a single window of the Tigriopus californicus strain San Diego chromosome 2, Tcal_SD_v2.1, whole genome shotgun sequence genome:
- the LOC131876957 gene encoding transcriptional adapter 2-beta-like — protein sequence MAEIQIGQKVKCSNCTEDIFSVFQVLIQCTVCSPQLNLCPDCFALNCDIGQHQGDHPYKVVDNGGFTVLGKDSWTAREYLHLLDSVEQYGCGNWEDVSLKIKKLEGASVKRCPEDVQAEFCQRFIDSTLGKRTWNEELRGHARDHTQCNIVPPASSQGVGPETPNNISLHESIMLGYMPKRDDFEAEFDNHGESLVSQLNDPTPEEEDLDLSLKVAHIELYKNKLRERERRKKVAREHQLISQFFKENPVINERKVSFSKKRKDKNDLLERLKIVSEFQTVDEHKAFMRTVAKEREIKQRIKELQRFRKNGIVKLKDSHDFEIQRLKRIRRKKELNKRADLGCDSPISIKSEDLSNGASPMMFNQSAHSPKPPDEKATSINGLPGFDLLSVNERRLCTNLKLTPAHYISYKTCLLTHHLQKKKGQTPKPLNPAGLDKNNRKIIFQFLMRAGWITAY from the exons ATGGCCGAAATACAGATCGGACAGAAGGTCAAGTGCTCCAATTGCACCGAG GACATCTTCTCCGTGTTCCAAGTACTGATCCAATGCACGGTGTGCAGTCCCCAACTTAATTTGTGTCCGGATTGTTTTGCCCTGAATTGTGATATCGGGCAACATCAAGGCGATCACCCCTACAAGGTCGTAGACAATGGAGGATTCACCGTACTTGGAAAAGATAGTTGGACTGCTAG AGAATACTTGCACTTACTGGACAGTGTCGAGCAATACGGATGTGGCAATTGGGAAGATGTGAGCCTGAAaatcaagaaacttgaaggAGCCTCGGTGAAGAGATGTCCCGAAGATGTTCAAGCTGAATTCTGCCAAAGATTCATAGACAGCACTCTTG GTAAACGAACGTGGAATGAGGAGCTCCGAGGACATGCCCGGGATCATACCCAATGCAATATCGTCCCTCCGGCTTCGTCTCAGGGTGTTGGTCCTGAAACCCCAAATAATATCTCTTTACATGAGTCCATCATGTTGGGTTACATGCCCAAGAGAGATGATTTTGAG GCCGAGTTTGATAATCACGGAGAGTCGTTGGTATCGCAATTAAACGATCCAACCCCAGAAGAGGAAGACCTTGATCTCAGCCTGAAAGTGGCACATATTGAATTGTACAAAAATAAATTGCGAGAACGCGAGCGACGGAAAAAGGTGGCCCGTGAGCATCAATTGATCT CTCAATTCTTCAAAGAAAACCCTGTGATCAATGAGAGGAAAGTGAGTTTTTCCAAGAAGAGAAAGGACAAGAACGATCTACTTGAGCGCTTGAAGATCGTTTCCGAATTTCAAACTGTAGATGAACATAAAGCCTTCATGAGAACCGTCGCCAAAGAACGAGAAATCAAGCAACGGATCAAAGAGTTACAAAG ATTCCGCAAGAATGGCATTGTCAAGCTGAAGGATAGTCATGATTTCGAAATCCAACGATTGAAACGGATTCGTCGCAAGAAAGAGCTCAATAAACGTGCTGATCTCGGCTGTGATTCTCCCATATCGATCAAGAGCGAAGATCTAAGCAACGGCGCCTCTCCCATGATGTTCAATCAGTCAGCTCACTCTCCCAAACCTCCTGATGAAAAG GCAACATCCATCAATGGATTACCTGGTTTTGATCTACTTTCTGTCAATGAGCGGAGATTGTGCACTAATCTCAAGTTGACGCCCGCTCATTATATTAGTTACAAGACTTGCCTACTTActcatcatcttcaaaagaagaaaggtcAGACCCCGAAGCCTTTGAATCCTGCAGGATTGGACAAAAACAATCGGAAGATCATCTTCCAATTCCTCATGAGAGCGGGTTGGATCACTGCCTATTAA